The genomic DNA TCCATTTATCTCCGTTTTGTTCTTTAACGTGTGCTACTTGAAAGTCAACGCCAGATTCATTAATTACTATTGAATCTTCTAATATATTTAGTCCTTCCTTATTTGCTAATTGTTTAACTTTAAGTGTATTCATTCCCATTTCCTCCAAATGTTTATTCTAATTTTAATGTTTTCTGTTACTAATTGTTTCTAACTACATCAATATGATTAAAGTAGCGAGATATAAGGAAATGTAATCATAAAAAAACCACAGACGAGCTTCTGTCTGTGGTTAAGAGTAAACGAGGATATAATGAATAAACGCCTCTCTTTGTATGAAAAAATATACGAAAAAAAGACAGACGTATATCTGCCTTTCTTCATGTGGAAAGTGTACTCTTCCGTTGAAGATTATTAAAAATGTGCAGACTAGTCCCGTTTACTCTGCTTTATGAAAACAGAGCCTTTGAACATATTAAGTTACTTATTGTTCAAAGTTTGCTGACGTAGTCTTCCTGCGTGCATCATCTTTAATAATCCTCCTTTTAATAGTATGGTAACACTATACTTTGTTTATAAGTAAATATCAATAAAAAATACTAGATATAATATCTTAAAAATCGAATTAACTAAAAATTTATATTCGGAAAATAGAGATAAAGGATATTTGCTTTTGTAATTGGAAATTGTGGAAGAAGATGTGTATGATAGAATTTTAGTAGTAAATAGTAGGTTTAGCAAGGAAAGGTAGAGGTAGTATGATTACAATTAAAACGAAAAATGAAATAGATTTGATGCATGAATCTGGAAAATTACTTGCTTCATGTCATAAAGAAATTGCGAAAATGATAAAGCCAGGTATAAAGACACAAGAGATTGATACGTTTGTTGAAATGTATTTAAAACAGCATGGTGCCACATCTGAACAGAAAGGTTACAATGGGTATCCATATGCGATATGTGCATCTGTAAACGATGAAATGTGTCATGGGTTTCCGGCCGATGTTCCTTTAAATGAAGGAGATATTGTAACAATTGACATGGTAGTAAACTTAAATGGTGGTCTTTCAGATTCTGCTTGGACGTATAGAGTTGGAAATGTTTCTGAGGAAGCGGAAAGGTTAATGGTAGTAGCTGAGAATGCATTGTATAAAGGGATTGATCAGGCGGTAATCGGTAATCATGTAGGAGACATTGGGTATGCAATTGAGAGTTACGTAGCAAATGAAGGTTTTTCTGTCGCAAGAGACTTTACGGGACATGGAATAGGTAAAGAGATCCATGAAGAACCAGCAATTTTTCATTTTGGGAAACAAGGACAAGGGCCTGAGTTGCAAGAAGGAATGGTAATTACAATTGAGCCAATTGTAAATGTAGGTATGCGATATTCGAAAGTAGATTTAAATGGATGGGCTGCAAGAACGATGGACGGGAAATTATCAGCGCAATATGAGCATACAATTGCAATTACAAAAGATGGGCCAATTGTTTTAACGACGCTTTGAAATAATATGTAAGAGTTTACAAAACTCGAACGAAAATGATGTTTTTATAAAATTTGTACGTGTTTTGTTAATAAATACTTTTCAAAGTATAAAAAGTGCGTTATAATCCATCTATAAAATAAATAGTTAGCTACACTCATATAATCGCGGGGATATGGCCTGCAAGTTTCTACCGAAGTACCGTAAATACTTTGACTATGAGTGAGGACGAATATATTGCTTGTTTAGCATTCTTTTTTGCGAAACTCCAAAAGCGCGTCTCTCACTTGTAACGAGTGGTGGCGGCTTTTGGAGTTTTTTATTGCATAAGAGGGGGAACAAACATGAAAGTATTACAAGAAAAGATTTTGAACGAAGGAAAGGTTTTATCTGGTGACGTATTAAAGGTAGATGCATTTTTAAATCATCAAATTGACCCAGTACTTATGCAAGAGATTGGAAAAGAATTTGCTAAACGTTTTAAAGAAGAGAACATTACAAAAATCGTAACGATTGAATCTTCAGGCATCGCACCAGCAGTTATGGCTGCATTAGAGCTTGGTGTAAAAGTAATCTTTGCAAGAAAACGTAAATCGTTAACGTTACAAGATAATATGTACGTTGCAAACGTATACTCATTTACGAAACAAGAAACGAATGAAATTTCATTATCTCGCAATCATATCGATGAAAATGATCGTGTATTAATCATCGATGACTTTTTAGCAAACGGTCAGGCTGCTTTAGGTTTAATGAGTTTAGTAGAGCAAGCTGGAGCGAGTATTGCAGGAATTGGAATTGTTATTGAAAAAGCATTTCAAGATGGAGGAAAGAAGCTTCGTGAACAAGGCGTTCGTGTTGAATCACTAGCAGAAATTGCATCACTTGATAACGGCACAGTTGCATTTGTACAGCATGAAAC from Bacillus cereus G9842 includes the following:
- a CDS encoding xanthine phosphoribosyltransferase; its protein translation is MKVLQEKILNEGKVLSGDVLKVDAFLNHQIDPVLMQEIGKEFAKRFKEENITKIVTIESSGIAPAVMAALELGVKVIFARKRKSLTLQDNMYVANVYSFTKQETNEISLSRNHIDENDRVLIIDDFLANGQAALGLMSLVEQAGASIAGIGIVIEKAFQDGGKKLREQGVRVESLAEIASLDNGTVAFVQHETAEVK
- a CDS encoding type I methionyl aminopeptidase translates to MITIKTKNEIDLMHESGKLLASCHKEIAKMIKPGIKTQEIDTFVEMYLKQHGATSEQKGYNGYPYAICASVNDEMCHGFPADVPLNEGDIVTIDMVVNLNGGLSDSAWTYRVGNVSEEAERLMVVAENALYKGIDQAVIGNHVGDIGYAIESYVANEGFSVARDFTGHGIGKEIHEEPAIFHFGKQGQGPELQEGMVITIEPIVNVGMRYSKVDLNGWAARTMDGKLSAQYEHTIAITKDGPIVLTTL